The stretch of DNA TCATTTTCTATTTCAGAAAATTCTTCCGAATGGGTAATACTAATTTTGTCTTTCCGAGACATGGATATTATCTTTCTATTACAACGAAAGTATTGAAGGGGCGCATTTATCGAACCAGCAGTACCGGACAAGGCGCATGGTTGATCGTGTAGGAAGTCGTGCTCCCCAAAACCAATTCACGTAGTTTATTATGGCCGTATGCACCCATGATAATAAGAGCGGCATTACAACTTTTTGCAAATGAAACAATTTCTGCGCCGGGATCGCCCTGCCGACAGCTGTAATCCACATCAAGCTCCCTATTTTGCAAATAACTTTGCGCCGCCTCTAAAAGTTCACAATTTTCCGGCGTGTCTACTACGAGCACGCGGATTTTATTTTTATGCTGAGCCGCAAAAAGAGCACCGGCACGCAAGGCTTTTTTCGCCTGCGCCGATCCATCATAGGGAAGAACCACGTCCCCATCACACAATACATCATGACCCGTAATAAGAACAGGTACTGACGCACGGCGCACCACCGCTTCCACCGTGGAGCCTATCAATCCTTCCAAAAATTTGTTGTGTTCACCGGCACGGCCCATAACAATCAAATCTGCCAGTTCAGCATTTTCGCAAATCACCCGTGGAACAATGCCGGTCTGCTGGAGGGTTTTACACGCGACACCCAATTCTTCACACAAGCTTTCAGCATGAGACAAGGCATTTTTTCCCCGCTCATCCAACAACAAGGCTATATTCCCCTGATAATTGACATAGGGAGCGGCACCTAATGAGGCGGTCAAATCTCGGAGGAAAGGTCCTTCTAAAAGCTTGATGTCCGTTACATAGAGTACGACCAAAGAGGCATTTTGTGCTTTGGCAATGGTTACAGCACAACGAACGCCGATTTCAGCGGATTCGCTGCCATCCGTCGTAACGAGGATACGTTTAATCATGGCTGCACCTTTCACGATGTCCTATTGTTTTGGGAAATCAATAGCCCAACAACAGTTTTATAGTGTCTGCATCCTGTTCGGAACGGATCACTACAGTTCCAAAGAGCCTTTGGTAGAAGGTATGCCTTTTACGCGAGGATCCATTTGGAAGGCTTGGCGTAGAGAACGGCCAAAGGCCTTAAACAATCCTTCCAAACAGTGATGCAAATTCTTTCCATAACGTAATTCCAAGTGCAGCGTGAGGCGACCGTTAACCGCCACGGCCCTAAAGAACTCTTCGCCCAGTTCCATATCAAAACCGCCCGGACTGCCTTGCGGCAATTGACCGCGGAATTCGAGAAAGGGGCGACCGGAAAAATCAACGGTGGCTTCCGCTAAAGTCTCATCC from Candidatus Hydrogenedentota bacterium encodes:
- a CDS encoding universal stress protein, with the protein product MIKRILVTTDGSESAEIGVRCAVTIAKAQNASLVVLYVTDIKLLEGPFLRDLTASLGAAPYVNYQGNIALLLDERGKNALSHAESLCEELGVACKTLQQTGIVPRVICENAELADLIVMGRAGEHNKFLEGLIGSTVEAVVRRASVPVLITGHDVLCDGDVVLPYDGSAQAKKALRAGALFAAQHKNKIRVLVVDTPENCELLEAAQSYLQNRELDVDYSCRQGDPGAEIVSFAKSCNAALIIMGAYGHNKLRELVLGSTTSYTINHAPCPVLLVR